Part of the Zea mays cultivar B73 chromosome 4, Zm-B73-REFERENCE-NAM-5.0, whole genome shotgun sequence genome is shown below.
CCGGTGGTTTTAGCTTGTCGTCAACTATCCTTGCCGCGCGTGCTTTTGTCCGAGCTCGCCCTTGTCGAGCTCCCTTGGTGTCCCTCCCATGCCCGTGCTTGCCCATGGTCGCGCGCCGTCGCGCAGCTCGCCCAAGTCGTCCATGGCTGCGCACGGTGTTCTTGTCGATGTTGTGTCGTTGCCGATGCTGTAGAGCTCGCCTTGCTCCTCGcgtcgccgttcgtcggtctcgaATGCTTGGGTCTCTAGCCACGCGTCCATCTCTAGTTCTGATCGCATTCCAGAAGCTCTTTCCGGTTGGTCGTGTCGGCCTTGCTGGCCATGGAGCTCGCCCCGCGTACGCTCGCCAATTTTCTTAGCCATGTATGCCGAGCTTCCCAGCgctccagctagccgatatcgtcAGGTCCGATTGTCCCAGCTCGTCCTGGTGGCCATCGATTTGGAGCTCTGCGCGGACTCGGCTATGCCCAACACTATCCATGTAGCCGTCGTATGTCTCCGCGTCATGTACAGCAACATCACTGACCGTGCCTTCGCATGCTTTGACGTGTCGAGCCCTTTCCCGTTGTGACTCGCGCGCTATCTATTCGTCAATAAAATACTATTGAGCTTCTCCTTGCGACGCAGTTTTTTTGTGTCGTTGTTGCGCCAGAAGACGAAAGGAAACCGCTAATGCAAAGCTTGTCAGGTGTTGGTGTTGTGCGCGGACCGGATAGCGCCATCGATTTCGTGGTTTCAAATCGGATTTTAGTAGGGTAAGTTGATTCTCTGcttctattattttattttattttaataaatGGATTAGTGGAATAGATTGCAATATTTAACGTGTGATCGACGAAAAGTCCGAATTAGTATTCATTGATCGATGTAGATGTTTGAGCTGAATCTAATATCGGCGCGCATTTTTGTTATTCCTTGTAGCCGAAATATTAGATAAGTGTGCGGCGTTTCTGAATAAATTGGAAGCGAGTAGAGTTAGCGAGCCGATTTCAGTCGAAATACGAGAAATCCCATAGTAGAAGAGGTATAAGTGTCTTAAGTATCCATATTATGGAGAATGTAGTTTTGCAAGGCTCTATGCCTTTTGATAATGTATTATCCGTTAGACTTAAAATTAGTGTACTGCTTTGCTTAGTTGGCATGCTATTTAAGTTAGGTTATAATTTTGGGTTAGAAAGTTCATAGAACCTATGCCTGGCTATAGTTTCTTGCTTGAGTTGTATTGCGCCTCGCTATTAAGTGTTTGGTTCCCTCCCATATAGCATTATTTAGTTGCtattctgttggggacttgttctcaaatgctatgaattaagaactaggcaacacaaaatgttaagggttaaagtccttcatccttcgaagcattatttcccttaggatataatgatcttcagacgaaggtcatgaaggacataccttcatgattgcaacATATGTTAATGAAAaaagaatcatatgaaatataagagacaacgtgaataattatataacattattaagatatttttattatatgaacAAATATGAATAAtgtcaaattacatttgtaccttcggcttgacagaaggtgaaaaacaGGCGACGTGCGAGTGaacacaagtcagcgtgaacagtacgggggtactgttcatctatttataggcacaggacgcagcctgtgtggatttacattcatgtcctttataactgattacaatcatgacacagattaACATGGGCTAATCGGTCttttcatctctaagtcggtgccacccttcgtttCACAGCGTGTCACTatgtcgaagctccctggatgatagcttcggctttgcttctaTGTTGATCTcccaaaggtgtttcttctttacaggaccttcggtgacgaagcagacccccaacagtagccccttcactgtgccagatcgtttttcgtgacgagctcgacccgtgaaaaattctcttaggcttcggaatgccgaaggtccgaaaacaccttccctgagctcgttgtcgagaaacaattaaatattccgagtgcaaggtggtcccaccatacggCAGGTACGCGCAatctggtgattcaccttctcgcgcactgtggtccaccgttcagtgggtgcgggcgactatTCAGCGtgtgcgagcggcttgacgattcactttcccacctgcagcactatataaacagacaggtagttgtgaagttaccacaacatttattactattgcactgttgtgctgctgaaaaatttggcCATGGCTGAAGCTTATTCATCGCATTCTCAATCAAGACATCGCCTTgctttagcttcgtcataagagggagcttcggtAAAATTGCAAAAGGTCATCATCTTCGTCAAAACCGCAAGGAATTCagtatcaaatggccagagtgcgctcaacAGCTAGAGTTACATGCGACGGAGAAGAGGCAGAAGCTGctgagactgccccaatctccgaagtaaTGAGGCAGTCGGGACTGGTTGTGACGGAGGGTgcctctgacgaaggtgcacctgctgccgaagctgaataggctgatattgaagagggtgatgctggtgAAAAAGAGATAGATTACAACACCATTATGCcatccaaacccagccacttggattttggaaagtcgactgtctccgaagctgatatgcctatgatgataaagctaggctacttcggggaagccgagaagaagctgattcgttttggcgaggaagaaactactccgaagccagaaaatgatgaTGTGGTAGTTTACAGAAGTTTCTTCAAggcaggattgaggtttcctttgcatgaaatgattggggatgttttggaagattttgaaatttatcttcataagctgacccctaacgccatcattaggctcagcgtctttatctggggtcttcgaagccaaggggtggagccgcttgccgaagctttctgccgagtgcacgagcttcattatcagacgaaggctagagaagatgggctacacgaaaatttcggctgttacaactttgcttaccgtaaagatatgaagactccggtggtcagctatcgtgccaaatggccaaccggctaaaagaatgagtggttttatgttaaggttgatgagaagaaggagaaaataGTTCAGAGTCCACTGGACCTATCCTTCGGGTTAACTAGGCCTCTATGTGACATGCTGCAAGGGTCACCATGTCGAACAGCTGTTGGCGAATTCCGAGTTGTATCTGAGAATATTGGTACTagagatttggtgcaggaatacttagccaatagagtatttctgacgttaaaggaatggaatatgccgaagcttaaaggagaaaagaaaaagaatgaacttgttcgacttccctatcacttcaagttcaagaaacacttcaaagagccttgccaagaatggttggaaatgattgaagctatgtgcaatgaaattttgggtaACTATACTaacaaagaagatcaattgatgactgcagccttcggcacccgaccgaaacgaaggctgaaccgagtaatggatgctctgaagtttgaatatcctgactatgattggttaagcaagggtgccgaagtgcaaaagcgaaaaagagttgtcagtgttatgaaaaggcaagctgctagaatgataaaagaagatgagaaAGCTTCAAAAAAGTCAAAATCCAGCCCCGAGCCAAAGGTGGCTAttccgaagaaaagaaaagcttcggctgCGAAGCTAAGAACAACTGATATAGAGGAAGAAGTTCCTTCAACGCCTCCCGttgctgacgtggaggaaattttaaaggtaatgaccgaatctttacctctcaagctaagtccactagggccacaactgatgaagcttttacagaagaaggaggagcctgCAGTGATCAAGAAGCCTGCTGAAAAAAGGCGAAGGATCATTACTGTTATTGATGCTATTGAAGAAACGCCATCGCCGGCCTCGGCGTCCAAAACAACGGCTGCCGAAGACATTGCTGCTACCGAGGCTGGTCCCATTGAAGCTGTaacagccgaagatacaaatctgGACGGCActttttctgatattgataagatgattttgaacatggctgcggaagaagctgctacagctgcCGAAAAGACTCTGGCCCCAGCGCCCGGCAAAGAGAACAAGATTGTCAAAGAtacttcggaggaaaaggatTTTAATTTTCAAAACATACTTGGGCAAAAGCTGTCTAAGGTTGAGAAGGAAGAGCTGAGGGATTATGCAATATCATGCGGCTATCAACCAGGGGCATTGCTCTTTGGTGGCGTTGCCGAAGAGAGTTTAGGATGCCTCCGGGACCGGATTGGGGCGAAGGTTgtcagcactctatcgaagagtgttggctttccgaagcttgaggccgacctTAGTAGATaccggcgacaacatatcgccggtagtttgttttattctaatttcaaggtaaagttCTTACCTTAACTTTTTACTGTTTTCGAGATGAAGATtacttctgatgaaggttattttttagagtctactactaagtaaaaccttgaggatgcaacaagacctcgaggacaagaaaaatgagattataattgagggcttagagggCAAAATTAAAGAACATGAAGCTGCACTGGAGAAGAAGGATTTCATgattcaaacaatggagggttcgctGGCAGAAGCCCAAGGTGAGATTGCTAGATTAAACAATGAACTCTCCATGAAATCAAAAAGCTTtgaacaagagaagaaggattttgatgcaaagcttgaagttgaagttgcaaagGGTTCGAACTTGCAAAAGTCATTGAAGGAACTCCAAGATAAATGTCTGAGCTTCGACAACAGTTGCGTGCAacgactgaagcaggtcttcaactctgttggagccagttctgaagagtttaaaccttcagctgaaaacctgccaggcatctttgatcatattgaaggcgaagttgatgctcttgatgaagtcatagctgggcatggtgacttctgcgctctgctagcttctcgtggcacaactGTTGCTTTTATGAAGACTGGTTGCACGCACGAGAATATTGTAAATAGGccgaacttcagcttatcaccatcGAACTTGAATGACATCCctggcctggcccgaagcattgggaacagattcgtaactcaaatttgggcgaagggtggacgaagcttggctggtgacgaagcttgaAGTCACCTTAAGCCAGTAATAAACTTATACCTTTtacttaccttttccttgaaacttgaatttaccttGTAACGcttttgttatgtacaggatgacgaagccgaggagcaatgatccgaagcttggtgGATGATCCGAAGCTCAGAGGTAGGTGATGAAGTCGAAGACATTGCTGTGAAGAAACCTTAGAAAAACTCttgaattatccttgtaaagaatattgtattttaagaatcagatactactctgtaaatttgtccataccttgtaatatatttttacctttccatgcatgaatgaactgctttgatgtggacgaaacttgtattttttgagccgaaggcgaaaaacaccttcccttcttttcgtacacaacaaagcataaatctgcttccttTTCTTTCGCCGAAGCGTTATCCTTAGAGCcaaagcaactgtctgtatctgtatgatatgatgatgatgatcctatgtatgtctaaataaatgtatatgaatgcaatgaatgatgtgatgtattgtgcaaatgaatgtccagacacacacttacgaagccacatcaaaattcctcattcccttaggaatgactgaaatctctttgtcgtttatttttcggctgcatcgcttatttttcggtgtaagttctgcatccccttaggaatgtcttttgaacttcttcgccttctatttcggcggtatcaccgttgacttttcggtgtaagttctgcattcccttaggaacgtcttttgaacttcttcgccttttatttcggcggtatttggctctgcatttctttaggaacgacttttgagcagaaaacttacgttgcgctcccttaggaacgactttttgtagcttcgtcgtgctctccatccccttagggacgattttcgagcttctccctatttttttctttttcctgcactcgatggtgcatgctcagattttacattttacatattttgggggattttgctctcgtagagctggataagataggaaaaattacaaactaaggccccattaaaaacgtttctcccctttggaaaggaaaagggtgccataggaaaaatgaaaagattacatcaagttacacataatatcatcgaagctcatccgcattccaagatctagggatgtcattgtcgtccatgtccttcaatctgtaagaactgggtcttgacgaagataccactagaaagggtccttcccacttcaactgtagcttgcctactgtgtctggattggccacactccgaagtaccaaatgccctggcttaatgtttttcagccgtacttttctgtcacgccattttattgtttcagcttgatacttattgatattctccacagcctgaagcctagtcccttctatagcatcttttgccatagaataatcagcttcatcctctgtcgaagctactgttctaattgaccctgccttagcttcttctggggttatagcttcgtcgccaAACAATAACTTAAATGGTGTAAAACCTAttgaccttgatatagttgtattgtggctccacaccactttaatcaattcttctggccactttcctctaggttgattgaagattaacttcattattcccgtcattataataccatttgctctttcgactaaCTCGTTTGACtctgggtgcctgactgatgcaaaatgaatcttcgtgccaatctggtcgcagaaatctttgaaagttttggcatcaaactgtgttccattgtccacagttatagccttcagcacgccgaagcgacaaacgatattttgccagaaaaatttctggactgtgaccgaagttattgtagccaaaggctttgcttcaatccacttagaaaaatattctacagccaccacgacatatttcaaattaccttgtgctggtggaagtgggcctaacaagtccaggccccatctttgcaatggccaggttggttgtattaactgagtcaatgacgaaggttgtttttggtcccttgcacatttttgacaattttcgcacttttggactagatctgttgcatccgaagctaccttcggccaataaaatccctgTCTAAAAACTTTGCCtaacaaaggcctagacccaatatgagatccgcataatcctgcatgtatctccttcattagttctataccttcggttctggataaacacttgagaagggggGAGCAAACTCTATGCTTGTACAATTCCTCTTCTATTATGATATATGGTCTTGtttttgcttccattcttttattataaacttcatcatccgagaggcagttactctggagaaaagatatgatttcagtcctccaatcttcactatgtactggagaaatggcgagcactgctctcttcatgagttcaaccgaaggtgcctttattgt
Proteins encoded:
- the LOC100272655 gene encoding uncharacterized protein isoform X1, with protein sequence MPRLEFVYHMFSKMCEPVVDPAMVSRCATYRASPSGSLCLVPAMARRRFPQLESRPTQAELHPWPRSILPGRSQAPSPPVVLACRQLSLPRVLLSELALVELPWCPSHARACPWSRAVAQLAQVVHGCARCSCRCCVVADAVELALLLASPFVGLECLGL